From one Paramormyrops kingsleyae isolate MSU_618 chromosome 1, PKINGS_0.4, whole genome shotgun sequence genomic stretch:
- the tbc1d23 gene encoding TBC1 domain family member 23 isoform X1, which produces MADTEEVVQGGWDQELADALDSGGCDLETVRSIIQGRELPTQHRAKIWKIALNVAGKGDSLSSWDGSLDLPEQTLIHNRCLQLIDKLGVPEDERAGTLTDLESVITFYCKSRSITFTEELSWPDLLRPLLSLRLPRGDLYNCFYAIMNKYIPRDCVPKGRPFHLYRLLLQYHEPELCSFLDTKKITPDSYAIHWLGSLFAGHCNPQVTQVLWDIYLQYADPFLIFFLMLIILVNAKDGILAQQGHSKEEIIKTLEESPIHLETEDIEDLFSLAQYYYSRTPLSLRKENQNLFGSSLVALKEEDMDLSQALCLPVSVPELLQANQLQPNGVRFFVVDCRPAEQYNAGHLSTAFHLDSDLMLQNPAEFALSVKSLLEAQKRSLESGSFAGGEHLCFMGSGREEEDMYMNMVLAHFLQKNKEYISIAKGGFMALQQHLADINVDGPDNVYVHWIVSTSGPQSGLNTVDGENLNGDGKGVKSLVNKMTFALKSKSVNVKEKVISFIENTSTPVDRISFTLPWPEKGILDRHVSSSDRVGKPYRGVKPVFSIGDEEEYDTDEIDSSSVSDDDRKEIVNIQTWINKPDVKYHVTCNEVKETGHMFPSHLLVTATHMYCLREIASRKGFAYIQSRQALNSVVKITSKKKHPELITFKFGNSNTAGVEIQAVERYLIPNAGDATKAIKQQIMKVLDALET; this is translated from the exons ATGGCGGATACAGAAGAAGTCGTCCAGGGCGGCTG ggaCCAGGAGCTTGCTGACGCCCTTGACTCTGGGGGCTGTGACCTGGAGACTGTGAGGAGCATCATCCAGGGCCGTGAGCTTCCGACTCAACACAGAGCCAAGATATGGAAG ATCGCACTGAACGTGGCGGGGAAGGGGGACAGCTTGTCCTCGTGGGACGGCTCTCTGGACCTCCCTGAACAGACGCTTATCCACAACAGATGCCTGCAGCTTATTG ATAAGCTAGGGGTGCCCGAGGACGAGCGAGCTGGCACGCTGACTGACCTGGAGTCAGTCATCACCTTCTACTGCAAGTCTCGGAGCATCACGTTCACGGAGGAGCTCAGCTGGCCGGACCTCCTCAGGCCCCTGCTGAGCCTGCGACTGCCTCGTGGTGACCTCTACAACTGCTTCTATGCCATCATGAATAAGTACATCCCCAG GGACTGCGTCCCTAAGGGGAGGCCCTTCCATCTCTACCGGCTGCTGCTGCAGTACCACGAACCTGAGCTCTGCTCCTTCCTGGACACCAAAAAGATCACACCGGACTCATATGCCATCCATTGG CTAGGTAGTTTGTTTGCTGGCCACTGCAATCCCCAGGTCACCCAGGTCTTGTGGGACATCTACCTGCAGTATGCCGACCCCTTTCTCATCTTCTTCCTCATGCTCATCATACTCGTCAATGCCAA AGACGGCATTCTCGCCCAGCAGGGACACTCCAAAGAGGAGATCATCA AGACACTTGAAGAGTCCCCCATTCACCTGGAGACAGAGGACATCGAGGACCTGTTTTCACTGGCACAATATTACTACAGCAGGACCCCGCTGTCACTCAGGAAG gagaACCAGAACCTGTTTGGCAGCAGTCTGGTGGCCCTCAAAGAGGAGGACATGGACTTAAGCCAAGCGCTGTGTCTCCCTGTGTCGGTTCCTGAGCTCCTGCAAGCCAACCAGCTCCAGCCT AACGGTGTGCGTTTCTTTGTGGTGGACTGTCGTCCGGCAGAGCAGTACAATGCCGGACACCTGTCCACTGCCTTCCACCTGGACTCTGACCTG ATGCTGCAGAACCCGGCGGAGTTCGCACTGTCCGTGAAATCGCTGCTGGAGGCACAGAAGCGGTCCCTGGAGTCGGGCTCCTTCGCTGGGGGCGAGCACCTGTGCTTCATGGGCAGTGGGCGCGAGGAGGAGGACATGTACATGAACATGGTGCTTGCTCACTTCCTGCAG AAAAACAAGGAGTATATCAGCATCGCAAAGGGTGGTTTTATGG CATTGCAGCAACACCTGGCTGACATCAACGTTGATGGTCCGGACAACGTGTACGTGCACTGGATTGTCAGCACCTCTGGGCCCCAGAGCGGCCTCAACACTGTGGAC GGGGAGAACCTGAACGGCGACGGCAAAGGCGTCAAGTCCCTAGTGAACAAGATGACCTTCGCCCTCAAGTCCAAGTCTGTCAATGTGAAGGAGAAGGTGATCAGCTTCATTGAGAACACATCCACCCCAGTGGACAG AATATCTTTCACTCTGCCCTGGCCAGAGAAGGGGATTCTGGACCG GCATGTCAGCAGTAGCGACCGCGTTGGAAAACCCTACCGGGGTGTCAAGCCTGTGTTCAGCATCGGTGACGAGGAGGAATATGACACAG atgagATTGACAGTTCATCTGTCTCTGATGATGACCGCAAGGAGATTGTCAACATTCAGACCTGGATCAACAAACCAGATGTCAAGTACCATGTGACTTGCAATGAGGTGAAGGAGACGGGCCACATGTTCCCCAG TCATCTCCTAGTGACGGCCACACACATGTACTGCCTGCGTGAGATCGCCTCCCGGAAGGGTTTCGCTTACATCCAATCAAGGCAGGCCCTCAACTCTGTGGTGAAGATCACATCCAAGAAAAAGCACCCTGAGCTCATCACCTTCAAGTTTGGGAACAGCAACACAGCCGGCGTGGAGATCCAGGCAGTGGAGAG ATATCTGATACCAAACGCTGGCGATGCCACCAAAGCCATCAAGCAGCAGATCATGAAGGTGCTGGACGCCCTGGAGACCTAA
- the tbc1d23 gene encoding TBC1 domain family member 23 isoform X2 gives MADTEEVVQGGWDQELADALDSGGCDLETVRSIIQGRELPTQHRAKIWKIALNVAGKGDSLSSWDGSLDLPEQTLIHNRCLQLIDKLGVPEDERAGTLTDLESVITFYCKSRSITFTEELSWPDLLRPLLSLRLPRGDLYNCFYAIMNKYIPRDCVPKGRPFHLYRLLLQYHEPELCSFLDTKKITPDSYAIHWLGSLFAGHCNPQVTQVLWDIYLQYADPFLIFFLMLIILVNAKDGILAQQGHSKEEIIKTLEESPIHLETEDIEDLFSLAQYYYSRTPLSLRKENQNLFGSSLVALKEEDMDLSQALCLPVSVPELLQANQLQPNGVRFFVVDCRPAEQYNAGHLSTAFHLDSDLMLQNPAEFALSVKSLLEAQKRSLESGSFAGGEHLCFMGSGREEEDMYMNMVLAHFLQKNKEYISIAKGGFMALQQHLADINVDGPDNVYVHWIVSTSGPQSGLNTVDGENLNGDGKGVKSLVNKMTFALKSKSVNVKEKVISFIENTSTPVDRHVSSSDRVGKPYRGVKPVFSIGDEEEYDTDEIDSSSVSDDDRKEIVNIQTWINKPDVKYHVTCNEVKETGHMFPSHLLVTATHMYCLREIASRKGFAYIQSRQALNSVVKITSKKKHPELITFKFGNSNTAGVEIQAVERYLIPNAGDATKAIKQQIMKVLDALET, from the exons ATGGCGGATACAGAAGAAGTCGTCCAGGGCGGCTG ggaCCAGGAGCTTGCTGACGCCCTTGACTCTGGGGGCTGTGACCTGGAGACTGTGAGGAGCATCATCCAGGGCCGTGAGCTTCCGACTCAACACAGAGCCAAGATATGGAAG ATCGCACTGAACGTGGCGGGGAAGGGGGACAGCTTGTCCTCGTGGGACGGCTCTCTGGACCTCCCTGAACAGACGCTTATCCACAACAGATGCCTGCAGCTTATTG ATAAGCTAGGGGTGCCCGAGGACGAGCGAGCTGGCACGCTGACTGACCTGGAGTCAGTCATCACCTTCTACTGCAAGTCTCGGAGCATCACGTTCACGGAGGAGCTCAGCTGGCCGGACCTCCTCAGGCCCCTGCTGAGCCTGCGACTGCCTCGTGGTGACCTCTACAACTGCTTCTATGCCATCATGAATAAGTACATCCCCAG GGACTGCGTCCCTAAGGGGAGGCCCTTCCATCTCTACCGGCTGCTGCTGCAGTACCACGAACCTGAGCTCTGCTCCTTCCTGGACACCAAAAAGATCACACCGGACTCATATGCCATCCATTGG CTAGGTAGTTTGTTTGCTGGCCACTGCAATCCCCAGGTCACCCAGGTCTTGTGGGACATCTACCTGCAGTATGCCGACCCCTTTCTCATCTTCTTCCTCATGCTCATCATACTCGTCAATGCCAA AGACGGCATTCTCGCCCAGCAGGGACACTCCAAAGAGGAGATCATCA AGACACTTGAAGAGTCCCCCATTCACCTGGAGACAGAGGACATCGAGGACCTGTTTTCACTGGCACAATATTACTACAGCAGGACCCCGCTGTCACTCAGGAAG gagaACCAGAACCTGTTTGGCAGCAGTCTGGTGGCCCTCAAAGAGGAGGACATGGACTTAAGCCAAGCGCTGTGTCTCCCTGTGTCGGTTCCTGAGCTCCTGCAAGCCAACCAGCTCCAGCCT AACGGTGTGCGTTTCTTTGTGGTGGACTGTCGTCCGGCAGAGCAGTACAATGCCGGACACCTGTCCACTGCCTTCCACCTGGACTCTGACCTG ATGCTGCAGAACCCGGCGGAGTTCGCACTGTCCGTGAAATCGCTGCTGGAGGCACAGAAGCGGTCCCTGGAGTCGGGCTCCTTCGCTGGGGGCGAGCACCTGTGCTTCATGGGCAGTGGGCGCGAGGAGGAGGACATGTACATGAACATGGTGCTTGCTCACTTCCTGCAG AAAAACAAGGAGTATATCAGCATCGCAAAGGGTGGTTTTATGG CATTGCAGCAACACCTGGCTGACATCAACGTTGATGGTCCGGACAACGTGTACGTGCACTGGATTGTCAGCACCTCTGGGCCCCAGAGCGGCCTCAACACTGTGGAC GGGGAGAACCTGAACGGCGACGGCAAAGGCGTCAAGTCCCTAGTGAACAAGATGACCTTCGCCCTCAAGTCCAAGTCTGTCAATGTGAAGGAGAAGGTGATCAGCTTCATTGAGAACACATCCACCCCAGTGGACAG GCATGTCAGCAGTAGCGACCGCGTTGGAAAACCCTACCGGGGTGTCAAGCCTGTGTTCAGCATCGGTGACGAGGAGGAATATGACACAG atgagATTGACAGTTCATCTGTCTCTGATGATGACCGCAAGGAGATTGTCAACATTCAGACCTGGATCAACAAACCAGATGTCAAGTACCATGTGACTTGCAATGAGGTGAAGGAGACGGGCCACATGTTCCCCAG TCATCTCCTAGTGACGGCCACACACATGTACTGCCTGCGTGAGATCGCCTCCCGGAAGGGTTTCGCTTACATCCAATCAAGGCAGGCCCTCAACTCTGTGGTGAAGATCACATCCAAGAAAAAGCACCCTGAGCTCATCACCTTCAAGTTTGGGAACAGCAACACAGCCGGCGTGGAGATCCAGGCAGTGGAGAG ATATCTGATACCAAACGCTGGCGATGCCACCAAAGCCATCAAGCAGCAGATCATGAAGGTGCTGGACGCCCTGGAGACCTAA
- the nit2 gene encoding omega-amidase NIT2 isoform X2 translates to MSNLVKAMSKFRLAVVQLNVTKVKADNLRRAQELVKEAAGQGAKVVVLPECFNSPYGTKFFPEYAEKIPGESTQALSQAAKENGVYLVGGSIPEEDGGKLYNTCPIFGPDGSMLLKHRKIHLFDIDVPGKIRFQESETLSPGSSLSVFETRCQLLVYPGAFNMTTGPAHWELLQRGRAVDNQVYVATASPARDEAASYVAWGHSTVVSPWGEVITKAGVEETVVYADIDLQYLAEVRQQIPISTQRRGDLYSVNAVPES, encoded by the exons ATGTCTAACTTGGTTAAGGCAATGTCTA AGTTCCGTCTGGCTGTGGTGCAGCTCAATGTTACGAAAGTGAAGGCAGACAATCTGAGGAGAGCACAGGAGCTGGTGAAAGAAGCAGCGGGTCAGGGTGCAAAAGTCGTCGTTCTGCCT GAGTGCTTTAACTCCCCTTATGGGACCAAGTTTTTCCCCGAATATGCTGAGAAGATCCCCGGGGAGTCAACACAGGCTCTATCACAGGCGGCCAAAGAGAACGGCGTCTACTTGGTTGGAG GGTCCATTCCAGAAGAGGATGGGGGAAAGCTGTACAACACCTGTCCTATCTTTGGGCCAGATGGTTCCATGCTGCTGAAACACAGGAAG ATCCATCTCTTTGACATCGACGTACCCGGGAAAATCCGCTTCCAGGAATCGGAGACACTTAGTCCAGGCAGCAGTTTGTCAGTCTTTGAGACAC GGTGCCAGCTGCTGGTTTACCCAGGAGCCTTCAACATGACCACTGGCCCGGCCCACTGGGAGCTCCTGCAGAGGGGGAG GGCGGTCGATAACCAGGTGTATGTGGCGACAGCCTCTCCAGCCAGAGACGAAGCAGCTTCCTACGTGGCCTGGGGCCACAGCACGGTCGTCAGCCCTTG GGGAGAGGTGATTACGAAAGCTGGAGTGGAGGAGACTGTGGTCTACGCCGACATCG acCTGCAGTACCTGGCGGAGGTGCGTCAGCAGATCCCCATCTCCACCCAGCGGCGGGGAGACCTATACAGTGTGAACGCTGTGCCGGAGAGCTAG
- the nit2 gene encoding omega-amidase NIT2 isoform X1 gives MSNLVKAMSKFRLAVVQLNVTKVKADNLRRAQELVKEAAGQGAKVVVLPECFNSPYGTKFFPEYAEKIPGESTQALSQAAKENGVYLVGGSIPEEDGGKLYNTCPIFGPDGSMLLKHRKIHLFDIDVPGKIRFQESETLSPGSSLSVFETPFCKVGVGICYDMRFAELAQIYAKRGCQLLVYPGAFNMTTGPAHWELLQRGRAVDNQVYVATASPARDEAASYVAWGHSTVVSPWGEVITKAGVEETVVYADIDLQYLAEVRQQIPISTQRRGDLYSVNAVPES, from the exons ATGTCTAACTTGGTTAAGGCAATGTCTA AGTTCCGTCTGGCTGTGGTGCAGCTCAATGTTACGAAAGTGAAGGCAGACAATCTGAGGAGAGCACAGGAGCTGGTGAAAGAAGCAGCGGGTCAGGGTGCAAAAGTCGTCGTTCTGCCT GAGTGCTTTAACTCCCCTTATGGGACCAAGTTTTTCCCCGAATATGCTGAGAAGATCCCCGGGGAGTCAACACAGGCTCTATCACAGGCGGCCAAAGAGAACGGCGTCTACTTGGTTGGAG GGTCCATTCCAGAAGAGGATGGGGGAAAGCTGTACAACACCTGTCCTATCTTTGGGCCAGATGGTTCCATGCTGCTGAAACACAGGAAG ATCCATCTCTTTGACATCGACGTACCCGGGAAAATCCGCTTCCAGGAATCGGAGACACTTAGTCCAGGCAGCAGTTTGTCAGTCTTTGAGACAC CCTTCTGTAAGGTAGGCGTTGGGATCTGCTACGACATGCGGTTTGCTGAACTGGCCCAGATCTATGCCAAAAGAG GGTGCCAGCTGCTGGTTTACCCAGGAGCCTTCAACATGACCACTGGCCCGGCCCACTGGGAGCTCCTGCAGAGGGGGAG GGCGGTCGATAACCAGGTGTATGTGGCGACAGCCTCTCCAGCCAGAGACGAAGCAGCTTCCTACGTGGCCTGGGGCCACAGCACGGTCGTCAGCCCTTG GGGAGAGGTGATTACGAAAGCTGGAGTGGAGGAGACTGTGGTCTACGCCGACATCG acCTGCAGTACCTGGCGGAGGTGCGTCAGCAGATCCCCATCTCCACCCAGCGGCGGGGAGACCTATACAGTGTGAACGCTGTGCCGGAGAGCTAG
- the gtpbp6 gene encoding putative GTP-binding protein 6 translates to MELIWKYCMINTSTLKFFTKRRYYRCPGLHPFWKSRLLRIFPKCNEARCCADALRLHYTAPVTGSQVYTARVSFSQRHIRSFSTTPSQLKSKKTIPDESTIGEDNEDFGEDVLDDSEVEELFLQQVPTRVGSDDHRIVIVHPDVKWGSKKPQLTTADLMMAEAVGLVNTLQNWTVVDKIILSTKTPEKRTIFGKGNFKSLTERIKRLPQITAVFMNVERLSPLSERELEETWGLKVFDRYSVVLHIFRCNARTKEAKLQISLAEIPLLRSRLKDELSNLDQQGGGSRYIMGSGETFLEVQQRLLREREMKIRSALEKLRKKRHLLRSQRKSRDFPVVSVIGYTNCGKTTLIKALTGDRGLQPRDQLFATLDVTVHGGQLPSRMPVLFVDTIGFLSQLPHQLIDSFSATLEDVSHSDLIVHVRDISHPETLNQKVNVLNVLKNLQVPERLMNSIVEVHNKIDLVDSYQPTEQDAIAISALKEQGLQELKGAIETAVMKATGRQVLTLNVDLSSPQLSWLYKEAAVQDVDVVAEEGSALVKVIISTAAYGRYRKLFLTN, encoded by the exons ATGGAACTTATTTGGAAGTACTGCATGATAAATACAAGTACTCTgaaattcttcacgaaaaggaGATATTACAGGTGTCCTGGACTGCATCCTTTTTGGAAAAGTCGTTTATTACGGATTTTTCCCAAATGCAACGAGGCAAGATGTTGCGCGGATGCATTGAGACTGCATTACACGGCACCCGTCACCGGGTCGCAGGTCTACACGGCGCGTGTGAGCTTCAGCCAAAGACATATCCGTTCTTTTTCCACCACCCCGAGCCAACTGAAGAGTAAGAAAACCATTCCCGATGAAAGTACTATAGGGGAAGACAATGAGGACTTTGGGGAGGACGTCCTGGATGACAGCGAGGTGGAGGAGCTCTTCCTGCAGCAGGTCCCCACCAGAGTTGGCTCTGATgatcacaggatcgtcatcgtGCACCCGGATGTCAAGTGGGGCAGTAAGAAGCCACAGCTCACTACAG CTGATCTCATGATGGCGGAGGCGGTGGGGTTGGTGAACACCCTGCAGAACTGGACAGTTGTGGACAAGATCATACTCTCCACAAAGACCCCTGAGAAGAGGACTATCTTTGGCAAGGGGAATTTCAAAAGTCTTACAG AAAGGATCAAACGACTGCCACAGATCACTGCAGTGTTTATGAACGTAGAACGGCTGAGCCCTCTGTCAGAG cgggagctggaggagacCTGGGGCCTGAAGGTCTTTGACAGGTACTCTGTTGTCCTCCACATCTTCCGCTGCAACGCCCGCACGAAGGAGGCTAAGCTACAGATCTCTCTTGCTGAAATCCCCCTCCTCAG GTCGCGCCTGAAAGACGAGCTGTCAAACTTGGACCAGCAGGGAGGTGGCTCTAGATACATCATGGGATCAG gTGAGACGTTCCTGGAGGTGCAACAGCGGCTGCTGAGGGAGCGGGAGATGAAGATCCGCTCTGCGCTAGAGAAGCTGCGGAAAAAACGGCACCTGCTGCGCTCCCAGCGCAAGAGCCGAGATTTCCCCGTCGTCTCCGTCATCGGCTACACTAACTGCG GAAAGACCACTCTGATCAAAGCCCTGACGGGAGACAGAGGTCTGCAGCCCCGAGACCAGCTCTTTGCCACCCTGGATGTGACTGTACATGGCGGCCAGCTGCCCAGCCGCATGCCGGTCCTCTTTGTAGACACCATCGGCTTCCTGTCCCAGCTGCCCCACCAGCTCATCGACTCCTTCTCTGCCACCCTGGAGGACGTGTCCCACTCG GACCTTATAGTTCACGTCAGAGACATCAGTCACCCCGAGACCCTGAACCAGAAAGTGAACGTGCTGAACGTCTTGAAGAACCTGCAGGTACCTGAGCGTTTGATGAACTCCATCGTGGAGGTGCACAACAAGATAGACCTGGTTGACAG TTACCAGCCCACAGAGCAGGACGCCATTGCGATATCGGCTCTGAAAGAACAGGGCTTGCAGGAGCTGAAGGGTGCAATAGAAACAGCGGTGATGAAGGCAACCGGCAGACAAGTTCTGACCCTCAATGTGGACCTCAGCAGCCCCCAGTTAAG CTGGCTGTACAAGGAGGCCGCGGTTCAAGACGTAGACGTCGTGGCTGAGGAGGGGTCGGCGCTCGTGAAGGTCATCATCAGCACCGCCGCCTACGGCCGCTATAGGAAGCTCTTCCTGACTAATTAG
- the LOC111838242 gene encoding PI-PLC X domain-containing protein 1-like, with translation MEGTRLKVNLGTESDCADWMSQLPEGLWHIPLTSLAIPGSHDTMTYCLDRSSPLVSEPPILSVLDFIVPCITRPCLCKWGTTQEQQVAAQLDGGIRYLDLRIAHKRGDYSSAFYFAHGIYTLLTVEDALRDIAAWLKSHRKEVVILACSMFDGLNDDQHKLLIGLIINLFGDRICPNTVNPSLGIMWKLGYQVIVSYDHEAGSSYEELWHQIPYWWANELDPQKVIAYLEAQKRFGRPDGFFVAGLNLTENARYIVTHPCQSMNSLTMRNYSAFLEWVATQSPGPRSTCLNIICGDFVVGIKHFASAVIDLNKKLL, from the exons ATGGAGGGAACAAGATTAAAGGTGAACTTAGGAACCGAGTCGGACTGCGCAGACTGGATGTCCCAACTACCCGAAGGTCTATGGCATATTCCTCTGACCAGTCTTGCGATCCCAG GAAGTCACGATACTATGACATACTGCTTGGACCGCAGCTCTCCTCTGGTGTCGGAGCCCCCGATTCTGAGCGTGCTGGATTTTATCGTGCCGTGTATAACCCGCCCGTGTCTCTGTAAATGGGGGACCACGCAG GAACAGCAGGTGGCAGCCCAGCTCGACGGCGGTATACGATACTTAGACCTACGGATCGCACACAAGAGAGGCGACTACTCCTCTGCCTTTTACTTTGCTCATGGGATTTATACCCTCCTGACGGTGGAG GACGCTCTCAGAGATATCGCTGCCTGGCTGAAATCTCACAGAAAGGAAGTGGTTATTCTTGCATGCTCCATGTTTGATGGTTTGAATGATGACCAGCACAAGCTATTGATTGGTTTAATCATTAACTTGTTCGGGGACAGAATCTGTCCTAACACG GTAAATCCTTCGCTGGGGATCATGTGGAAACTGGGCTATCAGGTCATAGTCTCTTATGATCATGAAGCAGGTTCCTCTTATGAAGAACTGTGGCATCAGATCCCCTACTGGTGGGCCAATGAGCTGGACCCTCAAAAAGTCATCGCATACCTGGAAGCCCAGAAGCGCTTTGGGAGGCCTG ATGGATTTTTTGTGGCCGGACTCAATCTCACAGAGAACGCCAGATATATTGTGACTCACCCCTGCCAGTCCATGAACAGCCTGACAATGAGGAATTACTCCGCCTTTTTGGAATGGGTGGCGACTCAGAGTCCCGGACCAAGGAGCACATGCCTGAATATCATCTGCGGAGACTTTGTCGTCGGAATTAAACATTTTGCCTCAGCGGTCATTGATCTCAATAAGAAGCTTTTGTAA
- the LOC111838241 gene encoding PI-PLC X domain-containing protein 1-like gives MSFMGRSTSDSIGSLSDLPADSWMSHLPSALWDMPLCNLAIPGSHNTITYCLDKNDRSPVDLAQPDVLQTLDKYMKPLIRPFVYKWAMAQETSVKEQLDCGVRYCDLRIARRPNDNSAHLYFYHGVYTTVTVEAVLTEIREWLDMHPREVVILSFSHFLELNLDCHNLLIQTIKDVFVSKLCPKTEPITLRNLWQLGYQVIVSYEHNIKNIHNELWSHIPYWWANKCKAEALIEEFEKRRKQQGRPGGFYVTGINLTEDLKYICSHPTESLKDLVMSTYPVLLEWVKGLCPGSNPGSINIIAGDFVSESHLVPTVIALNEKLLNWI, from the exons ATGTCGTTTATGGGAAGATCGACTTCAGACAGTATCGGGTCCCTAAGCGACCTCCCGGCGGACAGCTGGATGTCTCACCTGCCGTCTGCGCTGTGGGACATGCCTCTGTGCAACTTGGCTATCCCAG GTAGCCACAACACAATAACTTACTGTCTGGATAAAAACGACAGGTCTCCAGTCGACCTGGCACAGCCCGATGTTCTTCAGACGCTGGACAAGTACATGAAACCCCTGATTCGCCCATTTGTGTACAAGTGGGCGATGGCGCAG GAAACCAGTGTGAAGGAGCAGCTGGATTGTGGGGTGAGATACTGTGACCTCAGGATCGCTCGGCGACCCAACGACAACTCAGCGCACCTGTACTTCTACCACGGCGTCTACACCACAGTGACTGTAGAG GCTGTCCTGACGGAGATCAGAGAGTGGCTGGACATGCATCCCAGGGAGGTGGTTATCTTGTCCTTCAGTCACTTCCTGGAGCTCAACCTGGACTGTCACAACCTCCTGATTCAGACCATAAAAGATGTGTTTGTCTCAAAACTGTGCCCAAAAACG GAACCCATAACCCTGCGGAACCTCTGGCAGCTGGGTTACCAGGTGATCGTCTCCTACGAACAcaacattaaaaacatacaCAACGAGCTCTGGTCCCACATCCCCTACTGGTGGGCCAACAAGTGCAAAGCAGAAGCTCTAATTGAGGAGTTTGAGAAGCGAAGGAAACAGCAGGGTCGCCCAG GGGGCTTCTATGTAACCGGGATTAACCTCACTGAAGACTTGAAGTACATCTGCTCGCACCCTACTGAGTCCTTGAAGGACCTGGTGATGTCCACCTACCCGGTGCTGCTGGAGTGGGTCAAGGGCTTATGTCCTGGGTCCAATCCTGGCTCCATCAACATCATAGCGGGGGACTTTGTGAGTGAGAGTCACCTGGTGCCAACAGTGATCGCACTGAATGAGAAACTACTCAACTGGATTTAA
- the rgn gene encoding regucalcin codes for MSSVKVECVIKERNRIAESPVWEEGDGTLLFVDIMGQKIKRWDPVTNRTQSLATENLVGSVVPRQRGGYVAAEGTRFIAVDWEKQSITAIAQIDRQRDKIRFNDGKVDPAGRFFAGTMALGTNPAELERGQGALYSLQPDHTVHMHVDQVSLSNGLDWSPDQSTFYYIDSLSYRVDAFDYSVATGSISNRREVYRLEKEEGFPDGMCVDVEGRLWVACFNGGRVLRIDPQTGARMQTLRLPVDKITSCCFGGKDFCDLYVTSASEGLDDDALAGQPEAGSVFKITGLGAKGIAPYSFEG; via the exons ATGTCTTCCGTTAAGGTCGAATGTGTTATAAAGGAGAGAAACAGGATTGCAGAAAGCCCGGTATGGGAAGAAGGCGACGGCACACTGCTGTTTGTAGATATTATGGGACAGAAGATCAAGAGATGGGACCCCGTGACCAATCGGACACAGAGCTTGGCCACAG AAAACCTGGTGGGCTCAGTGGTGCCCCGGCAGCGTGGTGGATACGTGGCCGCGGAGGGCACACGCTTCATCGCTGTCGACTGGGAGAAGCAGTCCATCACGGCCATCGCCCAAATCGACCGGCAGCGAGACAAGATCCGGTTCAACGACGGCAAAGTGGACCCGGCGGGCCGCTTCTTTGCAG GAACCATGGCTTTGGGCACAAACCCTGCAGAACTGGAGAGGGGGCAGGGTGCGCTGTATTCACTGCAGCCCGACCACACCGTGCACATGCACGTCGACCAGGTCTCCCTCTCCAACGGCCTGGACTGGTCTCCAGACCAAAGCACCTTCTACTACATCGACAGCCTATCCTACAGGGTGGATGCATTTGACTACAGCGTAGCAACAGGAAGCATCA GTAACCGGAGGGAGGTGTACCGGCTGGAGAAGGAAGAGGGCTTTCCCGACGGCATGTGTGTCGACGTGGAGGGCAGGCTGTGGGTGGCGTGTTTCAACGGGGGACGGGTTCTGCGCATCGACCCCCAGACAG GCGCACGGATGCAGACTTTGAGACTGCCTGTAGATAAGATCACCTCCTGCTGCTTCGGCGGTAAGGATTTCTGTGACCTGTACGTCACGTCGGCGTCAGAAGGACTGGATGATGACGCCCTGGCAGGCCAGCCTGAGGCCGGATCCGTCTTTAAG atCACCGGTCTTGGTGCTAAAGGAATAGCTCCATATTCTTTTGAGGgataa